A single genomic interval of Pseudorca crassidens isolate mPseCra1 chromosome 19, mPseCra1.hap1, whole genome shotgun sequence harbors:
- the SLC16A3 gene encoding monocarboxylate transporter 4 isoform X1 → MLLRTLARDSVWSGVCGVPRTGWCCPYDKADLHQGGPPRDLAGVEGASSAPSRELVYSSPLVGRHESFSGQQAAGSNTPSLPHACSKAYSVLETASVRDAEPALLAMGGAVVEEGPTGVKAPDGGWGWAILWGCFVITGFSYAFPKAVSVFFKELIREFGIGYSDTAWISSILLAMLYGTGPLCSVCVNRFGCRPVMFTGGLLASLGMVSASFCGSIIQLYFTTGVITGLGLALNFQPSLIMLNRYFNKRRPMANGLAAAGSPVFLCALSPLGQVLQDHYGWRGGFLILGGLLLNCCVCAALMRPLEAPRLGSGSGPGPQRPRRRLLDLSVFRDRGFVIYALAASIMVLGLFVPPVFVVSYAKDLGVPDTQAAFLLTILGFIDIFARPTAGFITGLKKVRPYSVYLFSFAMFFNGFTDLTGSTASDYGGLVVFCIFFGISYGMVGALQFEVLMAIVGTQKFSSAIGLVLLLEAIAVLIGPPSGGKLLDATHVYQYVFVLAGAEVLASSLVLVLGNFLCIGKRPEAATEEEHHKPPEDVKVDSREVEQFLKTEPEKNGEVVHTPETSV, encoded by the exons ATGCTCCTCAGGACACTGGCCAGGGACAGTGTGTGGAGCGGGGTCTGTGGGGTCCCACGCACTGGCTGGTGCTGTCCGTATGACAAGGCTGACTTGCACCAGGGCGGTCCTCCCAGAGACCTGGCAGGTGTGGAGGGGGCCAGTTCAGCCCCCTCGAG GGAGCTGGTTTATAGCTCACCGCTGGTGGGGAGACACGAGAGCTTCAGTGGGCAGCAAGCGGCTGGATCCAACACGCCCTCCCTTCCCCACGCCTGCAGCAAGGCCTACTCTGTCCTTGAAACAGCTTCTGTCAG GGACGCGGAACCAGCCCTCCTGGCCATGGGAGGGGCAGTGGTCGAAGAGGGCCCGACGGGCGTCAAGGCCCCAgatgggggctggggctgggccatCCTTTGGGGCTGTTTTGTCATCACAGGCTTCTCCTACGCCTTCCCCAAGGCGGTCAGCGTCTTCTTCAAAGAGCTCATACGAGAGTTTGGGATAGGCTACAGTGACACAGCCTGGATCTCCTCCATCCTGTTGGCCATGCTGTACGGGACAG gcccGCTCTGCAGCGTGTGTGTGAATCGCTTTGGCTGCCGGCCCGTCATGTTCACAGGTGGCCTCTTGGCGTCCCTGGGCATGGTGTCTGCATCCTTCTGTGGAAGCATCATCCAGCTCTACTTCACCACTGGGGTCATTACCG GCTTGGGTTTGGCGCTCAACTTCCAGCCCTCACTCATCATGCTCAACCGCTACTTCAACAAGCGGCGCCCCATGGCCAACGGGTTGGCGGCAGCGGGCAGCCCGGTGTTCCTGTGCGCCCTGTCCCCACTGGGGCAGGTGCTGCAGGACCACTATGGCTGGCGGGGTGGCTTCCTCATCCTGGGTGGCCTGCTGCTCAACTGCTGCGTGTGTGCTGCACTCATGCGGCCCCTGGAGGCGCCCCGGCTGGGTTCAGGTTCAGGGCCTGGGCCCCAGCGGCCACGCCGGCGGCTCCTGGACCTGAGCGTCTTCAGGGACCGCGGCTTTGTCATCTATGCCCTGGCCGCCTCCATCATGGTGCTGGGGCTCTTTGTGCCGCCCGTGTTCGTGGTGAGCTACGCCAAGGACCTGGGTGTGCCCGACACCCAGGCAGCCTTCCTGCTCACCATCCTGGGCTTCATCGACATCTTCGCGAGGCCCACCGCCGGCTTCATCACAGGGCTCAAGAAGGTGCGGCCCTACTCTGTGTACCTCTTCAGCTTCGCCATGTTCTTCAACGGCTTCACCGACCTCACGGGATCTACAGCCAGTGACTACGGTGGCCTGGTGGTCTTCTGCATCTTCTTCGGCATCTCCTACGGCATGGTGGGGGCCCTGCAGTTCGAGGTACTCATGGCCATTGTGGGCACCCAGAAGTTCTCCAGTGCCATTGGCCTCGTGCTGCTGCTGGAGGCCATAGCTGTGCTCATTGGGCCCCCGTCGGGAG GCAAGCTCCTGGATGCGACGCATGTGTACCAGTATGTGTTTGTCCTGGCGGGGGCTGAGGTGCTGGCCTCCTCCCTCGTGCTGGTGCTGGGCAACTTCTTATGCATTGGGAAGAGGCCCGAGGCGGCCACGGAGGAGGAGCATCACAAGCCCCCCGAGGACGTGAAGGTGGACTCTCGGGAGGTGGAGCAATTCCTGAAGACAGAGCCTGAGAAGAACGGGGAGGTCGTTCACACCCCAGAAACGAGCGTCTGA
- the SLC16A3 gene encoding monocarboxylate transporter 4 isoform X2, with product MGGAVVEEGPTGVKAPDGGWGWAILWGCFVITGFSYAFPKAVSVFFKELIREFGIGYSDTAWISSILLAMLYGTGPLCSVCVNRFGCRPVMFTGGLLASLGMVSASFCGSIIQLYFTTGVITGLGLALNFQPSLIMLNRYFNKRRPMANGLAAAGSPVFLCALSPLGQVLQDHYGWRGGFLILGGLLLNCCVCAALMRPLEAPRLGSGSGPGPQRPRRRLLDLSVFRDRGFVIYALAASIMVLGLFVPPVFVVSYAKDLGVPDTQAAFLLTILGFIDIFARPTAGFITGLKKVRPYSVYLFSFAMFFNGFTDLTGSTASDYGGLVVFCIFFGISYGMVGALQFEVLMAIVGTQKFSSAIGLVLLLEAIAVLIGPPSGGKLLDATHVYQYVFVLAGAEVLASSLVLVLGNFLCIGKRPEAATEEEHHKPPEDVKVDSREVEQFLKTEPEKNGEVVHTPETSV from the exons ATGGGAGGGGCAGTGGTCGAAGAGGGCCCGACGGGCGTCAAGGCCCCAgatgggggctggggctgggccatCCTTTGGGGCTGTTTTGTCATCACAGGCTTCTCCTACGCCTTCCCCAAGGCGGTCAGCGTCTTCTTCAAAGAGCTCATACGAGAGTTTGGGATAGGCTACAGTGACACAGCCTGGATCTCCTCCATCCTGTTGGCCATGCTGTACGGGACAG gcccGCTCTGCAGCGTGTGTGTGAATCGCTTTGGCTGCCGGCCCGTCATGTTCACAGGTGGCCTCTTGGCGTCCCTGGGCATGGTGTCTGCATCCTTCTGTGGAAGCATCATCCAGCTCTACTTCACCACTGGGGTCATTACCG GCTTGGGTTTGGCGCTCAACTTCCAGCCCTCACTCATCATGCTCAACCGCTACTTCAACAAGCGGCGCCCCATGGCCAACGGGTTGGCGGCAGCGGGCAGCCCGGTGTTCCTGTGCGCCCTGTCCCCACTGGGGCAGGTGCTGCAGGACCACTATGGCTGGCGGGGTGGCTTCCTCATCCTGGGTGGCCTGCTGCTCAACTGCTGCGTGTGTGCTGCACTCATGCGGCCCCTGGAGGCGCCCCGGCTGGGTTCAGGTTCAGGGCCTGGGCCCCAGCGGCCACGCCGGCGGCTCCTGGACCTGAGCGTCTTCAGGGACCGCGGCTTTGTCATCTATGCCCTGGCCGCCTCCATCATGGTGCTGGGGCTCTTTGTGCCGCCCGTGTTCGTGGTGAGCTACGCCAAGGACCTGGGTGTGCCCGACACCCAGGCAGCCTTCCTGCTCACCATCCTGGGCTTCATCGACATCTTCGCGAGGCCCACCGCCGGCTTCATCACAGGGCTCAAGAAGGTGCGGCCCTACTCTGTGTACCTCTTCAGCTTCGCCATGTTCTTCAACGGCTTCACCGACCTCACGGGATCTACAGCCAGTGACTACGGTGGCCTGGTGGTCTTCTGCATCTTCTTCGGCATCTCCTACGGCATGGTGGGGGCCCTGCAGTTCGAGGTACTCATGGCCATTGTGGGCACCCAGAAGTTCTCCAGTGCCATTGGCCTCGTGCTGCTGCTGGAGGCCATAGCTGTGCTCATTGGGCCCCCGTCGGGAG GCAAGCTCCTGGATGCGACGCATGTGTACCAGTATGTGTTTGTCCTGGCGGGGGCTGAGGTGCTGGCCTCCTCCCTCGTGCTGGTGCTGGGCAACTTCTTATGCATTGGGAAGAGGCCCGAGGCGGCCACGGAGGAGGAGCATCACAAGCCCCCCGAGGACGTGAAGGTGGACTCTCGGGAGGTGGAGCAATTCCTGAAGACAGAGCCTGAGAAGAACGGGGAGGTCGTTCACACCCCAGAAACGAGCGTCTGA